A stretch of the Mycobacterium sp. ITM-2016-00317 genome encodes the following:
- a CDS encoding DUF4032 domain-containing protein: MAAPELRLRAPCPGLIALPWDRPLADWTAPEVPLRDMRVGPSRHLVRFVHCDGELWALKDLPPRIAAREYGVLSRLEEMGLNAVRPAGLVFQPGFDTAVLLTRYLVGSWQYRRLFMRLPPDAPKHRARLFDAMATLLVELHRHGVFWGDCSLANTLFSRDGQVLQAFLVDAETSEVHPGLSDGQRNHDIDITVENVAAGLLDMAAKLERPELQPGFIQEAVDIRARYEQLWGLLTAEPTFGFADRYRVEGTIRKLNEAGFAVEEVSLRPVSTDTDDLRLHVAVGDRKYHAQQLRRLTGLDVGEGQARILLGDLQAYQGQLCYEAGHDVDERTAAQLWVMEVATPTMHRAHSAVGGIGSPIQAYCDLLEVRWLLSERAGHDVGTERALQALARKVVPSESAAQLSVVEDPTQPFSVLDDD, encoded by the coding sequence ATGGCCGCCCCCGAGCTGCGGCTACGGGCACCCTGCCCGGGTCTCATCGCGCTGCCCTGGGACCGGCCGCTCGCCGACTGGACGGCGCCTGAGGTCCCGCTGCGCGACATGCGGGTGGGGCCCAGCCGACATCTGGTGCGGTTCGTCCACTGCGACGGCGAGCTGTGGGCGCTCAAGGACCTCCCGCCCCGTATCGCCGCCCGCGAGTACGGCGTGCTGAGCCGGCTGGAGGAGATGGGCCTCAACGCCGTGCGCCCGGCCGGACTGGTCTTCCAGCCCGGGTTCGACACCGCGGTGCTGCTGACCCGATATCTCGTCGGCTCGTGGCAGTACCGGCGGCTGTTCATGCGGCTGCCGCCGGACGCGCCCAAGCACCGGGCCCGGTTGTTCGACGCGATGGCCACGCTGCTGGTGGAACTGCACCGGCACGGCGTGTTCTGGGGCGACTGTTCGCTGGCCAACACGTTGTTCTCCCGAGACGGCCAGGTGCTGCAGGCGTTCCTGGTCGACGCCGAGACCAGCGAGGTGCATCCTGGCCTGTCCGACGGGCAGCGCAACCACGACATCGACATCACCGTCGAGAACGTCGCGGCCGGGCTGCTGGACATGGCGGCCAAACTCGAACGCCCGGAGCTGCAGCCGGGATTCATCCAGGAAGCCGTCGACATCAGGGCCCGCTACGAGCAGCTGTGGGGTCTGCTCACGGCGGAGCCGACCTTCGGTTTCGCCGACCGCTACCGGGTCGAGGGCACGATCCGCAAACTCAACGAGGCCGGATTCGCCGTCGAGGAGGTGTCGCTGCGGCCGGTCAGCACGGACACCGACGACCTGCGGCTGCACGTGGCCGTGGGCGACCGCAAGTACCACGCCCAGCAGCTGCGGCGGTTGACCGGGCTGGACGTCGGCGAAGGTCAGGCGCGGATCCTGCTCGGGGACCTGCAGGCCTACCAGGGCCAGCTCTGCTACGAGGCCGGCCACGACGTCGACGAGCGCACCGCCGCCCAGCTGTGGGTGATGGAGGTGGCCACCCCCACCATGCACCGGGCCCATTCCGCGGTCGGCGGGATCGGCAGCCCGATCCAGGCCTACTGCGACCTGCTGGAGGTCCGCTGGTTGCTCTCCGAACGCGCCGGCCACGATGTCGGGACCGAGCGCGCGCTGCAGGCGCTGGCACGCAAGGT
- a CDS encoding sn-glycerol-3-phosphate ABC transporter ATP-binding protein UgpC, translating into MAAITMRNIVKKYGDGYPAVNDVSLDIADGEFMILVGPSGCGKSTLLRMIVGLEDITSGDMLIGDKRVNDMAPRDRNLAMVFQNYALYPHLSVFENIAFPLRLSGKFSDEEIRKRVNDAAATLELTEHLDRKPANLSGGQRQRVAMGRAIVREADAFLFDEPLSNLDAKLRGQMRTEILRLQRKLGVTTVYVTHDQTEAMTLGDRVAVLRKGVLQQVASPRELYDQPVNLFVAGFIGSPPMNFVPAKVRGDEIELPFAKVPLRDEWREVVENDKVYIAGIRPGAFEDAGFVDDDKRSRGVTFDVDIDVTEWLGNEQYAFVPFEASPEIVGQLAELANELDSEQLRTQICVELDPLSRVRGGDKATLWLDAERLHLFDPHSGDNLTRVTETESRGRHAAATG; encoded by the coding sequence ATGGCAGCAATCACGATGCGCAATATCGTCAAGAAGTACGGTGACGGCTATCCGGCGGTCAACGATGTGAGTCTGGACATCGCCGACGGCGAGTTCATGATCCTTGTCGGCCCGTCGGGTTGCGGCAAGTCCACCCTGCTGCGGATGATCGTCGGGCTGGAGGACATCACCTCCGGCGACATGCTGATCGGCGACAAGCGGGTCAACGACATGGCTCCGCGTGACCGGAACCTGGCCATGGTGTTCCAGAACTACGCGCTGTACCCGCACCTTTCGGTGTTCGAGAACATCGCGTTCCCGCTGCGGCTGTCGGGCAAGTTCTCCGACGAGGAGATCCGCAAGCGGGTCAACGACGCGGCCGCGACGCTGGAGCTGACCGAACACCTCGACCGCAAGCCGGCCAACCTGTCCGGCGGGCAGCGGCAGCGCGTCGCGATGGGCCGGGCCATCGTGCGCGAGGCCGACGCGTTCCTGTTCGACGAACCGCTGAGCAACCTCGACGCCAAGCTGCGCGGCCAGATGCGCACCGAGATCCTGCGGCTGCAACGCAAGCTCGGCGTCACCACGGTCTACGTCACCCACGACCAGACCGAGGCGATGACCCTCGGCGACCGGGTCGCGGTGCTGAGAAAAGGCGTGCTGCAACAGGTCGCCAGCCCGCGTGAGCTCTATGACCAGCCGGTGAATCTGTTCGTCGCCGGCTTCATCGGTTCTCCCCCGATGAACTTCGTCCCCGCCAAGGTGCGCGGCGACGAGATCGAGTTGCCGTTCGCGAAAGTCCCGCTGCGCGACGAGTGGCGCGAGGTGGTCGAGAACGACAAGGTCTACATCGCCGGCATCAGGCCGGGAGCGTTCGAGGACGCCGGATTCGTCGACGACGACAAACGTTCGCGCGGCGTCACTTTCGACGTCGATATCGACGTCACCGAATGGCTGGGCAACGAGCAGTACGCGTTCGTGCCGTTCGAGGCCTCGCCCGAGATCGTTGGCCAGCTCGCCGAGCTCGCCAACGAGCTCGACAGTGAGCAGTTGCGTACCCAGATCTGCGTCGAGCTGGATCCGCTGAGCCGGGTGCGCGGCGGCGACAAGGCCACGCTGTGGCTGGATGCCGAACGCCTGCACCTGTTCGACCCACACTCCGGCGACAATCTGACCAGGGTGACCGAGACCGAGTCCCGCGGCAGGCACGCGGCGGCCACCGGCTGA
- a CDS encoding carbohydrate ABC transporter permease produces MTKNTKWWTIAGIVIVIYSFVPMLWMISLAFKPPSDIVSGKPSFLPSSITFDNFAQIFSEPLFTRALINSIGIAIIATVISVIIAMFAAYAIARLEFPGKKVLLSLALGIAMFPQAALVGPLFDMWRGLGIYDTWLGLIIPYLTFALPLSIWTMSAFFRQIPWEMEHAAQVDGATAWQAFRKVIVPLAAPGVFTTAILTFFFCWNDFLFAISLTSTDSARTVPAALAFFQGASYFESPVPYIMAASVIVTIPVVILVLIFQRRIVAGLTSGAVKG; encoded by the coding sequence GTGACCAAGAACACCAAGTGGTGGACGATCGCGGGCATCGTGATCGTGATCTACAGCTTCGTGCCGATGCTGTGGATGATCAGCCTGGCGTTCAAGCCGCCGTCGGACATCGTCTCGGGCAAGCCGTCGTTCCTGCCGAGTTCGATCACCTTCGACAATTTCGCGCAGATCTTCAGTGAGCCACTGTTCACCCGGGCGCTGATCAACTCGATCGGGATAGCGATCATCGCGACGGTCATCTCGGTGATCATCGCGATGTTCGCCGCGTACGCCATTGCCCGTCTGGAGTTTCCGGGCAAAAAGGTGCTGCTGTCCTTGGCGCTGGGCATCGCGATGTTCCCGCAGGCCGCGCTGGTGGGCCCGCTGTTCGACATGTGGCGCGGGCTGGGCATCTACGACACCTGGCTCGGCCTGATCATCCCGTACTTGACCTTCGCACTGCCGCTGTCGATCTGGACGATGTCGGCGTTCTTCCGCCAGATTCCGTGGGAGATGGAGCATGCCGCGCAGGTCGACGGTGCCACGGCGTGGCAGGCGTTCCGCAAGGTGATCGTCCCACTGGCGGCGCCGGGGGTGTTCACCACCGCGATCCTGACGTTCTTCTTCTGCTGGAACGACTTCCTGTTCGCGATCTCGCTGACGTCCACCGACAGTGCCCGTACCGTTCCGGCGGCGCTGGCGTTCTTCCAGGGGGCGTCGTACTTCGAATCACCGGTGCCCTACATCATGGCGGCCTCGGTGATCGTGACCATCCCGGTGGTCATCCTGGTTCTCATCTTCCAGCGGCGCATCGTCGCCGGTCTTACTTCCGGAGCAGTGAAGGGATAG
- a CDS encoding sugar ABC transporter permease gives MTALADPPIQKDPGKPSVSERVKGERRLGLYLTLPSYVVMLLVTAYPLGYALVLSLYNFRLTDPEGRSFVGLGNYLVILTDPIWWNDFVTTLAITVVTVAVELVLGFWFAFVMLRIVRGRGPLRTAILIPYGIVTVVSAFIWRYAFAIDSGFVNQWLNLTEFDWFGNRWSAIFVICLSEIWKTTPFISLLLLAGLVQVPEDMQEAAKVDGATAWQRLWKITLPNMKAAIMVALLFRTLDAWRIFDNPYVMTAGANNTETISFLAYRQNVTLVNLGMGSAVSVLLFLSVVAIAWIFIKVFKTDLSQVRGDQ, from the coding sequence GTGACCGCCTTGGCAGACCCGCCGATCCAGAAGGATCCGGGTAAACCCTCGGTCAGCGAACGCGTCAAGGGCGAACGCCGGCTCGGGCTCTACCTGACCCTGCCGTCGTATGTGGTGATGCTGCTCGTCACCGCCTACCCGCTCGGTTACGCACTGGTGCTGTCGCTGTACAACTTCCGGCTCACCGACCCGGAGGGACGCAGCTTCGTCGGGCTGGGCAATTACCTCGTCATCCTCACCGACCCGATCTGGTGGAACGACTTCGTCACCACCTTGGCGATCACCGTCGTCACCGTGGCCGTCGAACTGGTGCTCGGGTTCTGGTTCGCGTTCGTGATGCTGCGCATCGTGCGGGGCCGCGGTCCGCTGCGCACGGCCATCCTGATTCCCTACGGCATCGTCACGGTGGTCTCGGCGTTCATCTGGCGCTACGCGTTCGCCATCGACTCCGGGTTCGTGAACCAGTGGCTGAACCTGACAGAGTTCGACTGGTTCGGTAACCGGTGGTCGGCCATCTTCGTGATCTGCCTGTCCGAGATCTGGAAGACCACGCCGTTCATCTCGCTGCTGCTGCTCGCCGGTCTGGTGCAGGTCCCCGAGGACATGCAGGAGGCGGCCAAGGTCGACGGCGCCACCGCATGGCAGCGGCTGTGGAAGATCACCCTGCCGAACATGAAGGCCGCCATCATGGTCGCGCTGCTGTTCCGGACGCTGGACGCCTGGCGGATCTTCGACAACCCGTACGTGATGACCGCGGGCGCCAACAACACCGAGACCATCTCGTTCCTGGCCTACCGGCAGAACGTCACGCTGGTGAATCTCGGTATGGGATCGGCGGTCTCGGTGCTGCTGTTCCTGTCGGTGGTCGCCATCGCCTGGATATTCATCAAGGTCTTCAAAACCGACCTCTCGCAAGTCAGGGGTGACCAGTGA